ATTCTTAGGGATTTACAGAGTCGAAAAAATGGAttgtgatttaattttttcaactcacgTTGTTGATGATGTTCGCCGAACCGAGAAGCCCGAGCGTTCCTCCGAAATTGTGAAGCATGCACCAGATGAATGGCTGCCCGTAATAAGACCCGAGTCTTTCGTACGACGGGAATTGCTCCGATTGGAGGTCCAGCACTATCATTTTTCCCTGGAGTTTGATTGATTAAATTTGCACCTCGGAAAATTTCGGGATTACGTTTCATCTTAAAACTTACAACGGGCACAGCGGTGAGGAAGGCTTCTACCCTCGGCTCTGTCCAGAATGATAATTCATGAACGAACAACCATCCTTGCAGGACCCTTGAAAtcgattgacaaaaaatttcatcgttagTTTTAGGTAATTTTTTCAGCCAAATCGGAGCTGCGCAACCAACCAGATTCCATCGGGGTCCACGTTTGTAATGGCCGAGAAAATTGAGCGGCTGATTTCACCAAGGAATTCCAGATCGCTACGACTCGGTTCATTTTCATTGAACGTGTCGCAGTTGTAAACGTGATCGGTGCCGAACTCGTTCGTGTACTGTAAAgattactttcttttttcaatgattccAGTTGCCAAGGAACGAAGCTCATTCGCTTCAGAATACCGGCTAGACTTACCTCCTCTAAGAACATCGTTCCTATCCTTTTGAACAGTGGATCCGTTGGGTCTAGTAAAAAAGggctgaaaaattattgacgGATTACAGCGTGACGTGTTCTCGGTGTACATCATTGAAAGACGACGGTCGTATCATCTCACCAACAGTATTGATCGTCGAAGCCATTCCAGGTATCGGATAGAATCAAACTCGCATttggaaaaatctttcggaAGGCTCTTGGTACGTGGCCTGAAAAAGCTGGGAGCACAGGTACGATTCCCAGCAGTCTCATTCTGTTTAGAATTTTGTGCTGAAGGTCGACGGTGTGTCGATGCCACGTAGGGGGAAGCGGGCCACCCCAGCCGCGAATGTTGCCCATCCTAGCCCTAGGGATGAGCAAAAATTATCGTGAAAAATCTGCGAAAACCAGCCGGAGAACTCGTGGTTGGTATTACCAAGGCAAAAACGCCGGTCCTCCAAAGTGTTCGTCGATATCTGCTCTGGTGAGATTCAGTTGCAGGTATATACGTTCCCAAATAGCTTCTTGGCCATGGAACGCTAGAGCCAAGTTTATTCCATTGAGAGCCATCCAGTCGATGTGTTTTTCCCACTCGGGCCAATCCCACCAGGCTGTACTGTAGCCTGCGGTGCAGACGTTTTGATAATATCGAAACCTGAAAACCGGGAATAATGTTAACTGATTTTGCGCGAATTTGATTGGACGCGATTAATTTCACGCGCCTGTCGTTGGAAGTTATCGTGATGTTGACGTCTTGAAAAAAACTCGGCAAATTTATACGCGATCCTTCCCAAGTGATGTGTGAATTGCAGTAATTTTTCAAGTAGTAATGGAAACCCCATACAGCAGCAACTCCCGTGGTACCGATGATTTCGATTTGCCCGAGAACATTTTTGAATACCTGTAACAACATCGATGACCACTTTttgatatttctttcttttttttctagacaATGTCGAccgagggttttttttttctctttcacctgAAAAGCGTCCTTGCCGATCGGACCTATGCTGGGGTCAACGGATACTGGAAATCTTTTGTAATCCTCCCCTAAGATCCTCCATATCACATCTCTAGCTGCTTCTGCTTGAACTTCTGGTGCCGCACGTGGCTTGAGGTGCCCCAAAGTGTGTTGGAAACCtgtatgaaaagttttttatcaaattaatCGGCTTTGATTGGTTTTAATAAAAACTTTTATCGCTATATCCACCGTCGTTTTTTATCCCCGTTACTCTGTGGGTCTCGGCCACGTAGCTGGACAAATGGTAGAAGTAAAGGAACCACGATATCCACAGCATGTTGTTGCACGAATGCCGTACAGCACAATACTGCAGCTGGATAATTCATATCTTTCAATGGCTCCTTTTCGATCCCTCTTTGCCACTCCTTTCAGTATTAGATTACGCTTGATTGTCACTTGTGTACGTGACCCTTCACCCCAATTATCTACGAGATAGGCACAACTGCGGACGGAAAACGGACTAACGACTGTTAAGATCGGAGCGAAGCCAGTTGAACATGTACACAATAATATAAACATTGAGAGGGGGAAATTCTTTCATCCAATTTCTCCAGCTGGATTCATTCGGTCGTCGTTCGTCGCTAGGATCACCTCTCGCGGTAATGattgcgaaaaaagaaaaaacaaacgtgttgattattttattagatTCAAGTCCgtacaataaataattttcttatacCAGAGGTGGACTAATATACTTTTATGTCCGTTTCGTGGTTCGAAAGATCAGTCAATTTCGACATTCTGAGAATATAAATTCAGGATGACTCCTCGGTGGCATTGGAATAatgtccatttttttcactttctttacgcgaaaaattttgcgCGTCGCGACCACCGATTTTATTCGCAACACCGTCCACGTAGACTTCATCCCCAATTTTAACATCACCGGTTTTGTAAATACCACAGTAAATTCCCATCGTCGGCGATTTTCCATTCACTTGTACTCTCTGAGGATTTCTCTGCTCACGgtaactgaaaaaataatcgattaggttttgaaaaaatgtacgtaAAGTGAGTTCTTCCATTGGGGGAATACTTCGAGTACGGCTTGACGTTTCTTATCACGACGTTCTGACCGATTTTCAACCACTCCCAATTATCCTCGGCGAACGGTTCTGGACCAGAAACAACGAGGTTTGGTCTAAACTGTAACGCAGGACCTGGACGATCGAGTTTTTGGTTCAGCTCGTAAACGGATGACTCCGACATGACCATGTAGCTGGCTAAATCGGACAGCAAACCCTGAAAAAGGCGGTCGTATTAATATCTGCAAAAGTGGGAGTGGCATGAGAATCGCTTACTTACGGTGCCTTCGGTTTTGAGGGTGGCGAATAcgtcgtcgaattttttccacgattcttttttcgaacATTCTTTTCGTCTACCGATCGCGCAGCCCAGGCGGAGCCCGTTGTTAGTTCCGGTTAAAAAACTGTTGCAAAAATATCggtggattaattttttttcgttgttcgggatttttttttacaaaatcggTTGAACTGATCTACGAACCGGGATATCCACCGGGCGACTTCAGATCCACAGTCGACGCACGCCAGTTCTTCATCCCACCAAACTAGACACGAAACGGGAGCGAGATTGTTCCCATTATTTTCTGGGACCTCAAAAATTACAGACGGCATTCCAACGGCTTCCAATTTAACGTGTATTTGGTCCACCGCGCTCAGCGTTACCAAGACTAGAGTTGGgtaattttttcccgtttttatGTCACCATTTTGCTCTTTGTAGACGACGAACATTCTGACGATAAATTTACAGAGCTAATTAGTCTGTGAAACGTGTCtaaaatttttgagaaaaaacgggagaaaaaaataaaacaatagtACACCAGTACCGGTCTCTgatcgaaaataattcttcgttCTTGGCGGTGATCCCAAGATCATCGAACACTGACTCCTTCAGAGGTTTACCGCGTCCTGACTTTAATGGATAAATGAAAAGTTCTTTTACTTGAcctatttttctccattcaatgggtaaaattttcactagTTCATCTTCGTCAGTTTTTATCAGATCAGCGGTAGCCGCGGTGGTCACGGTACCCTCATCTGTACGttcgcaaatattttcagaggTGGTTTCGTTCACTGTTTTTGGTTCCGTCCGTTTCGCTTTCGTGATTTTTCGATACTTTATCCAGTACACGACCCCCAGTACAGCGGTCGCACCGCACACGATTATTAGAGAGATTTTGTTATCGCGAATATTCATTTCGGCTCGGATTTGAATTCGCGATTATTGATGTGAAATAAATCTTCGCTTATTACATCACTCCCGTCACATCTGTGTATCATCTACGAGATTATGTAAAAACGTCACCGCGGTCGCACGTTACCGATaaaaatgagagtaaaaaagtaTCGGTTCATTCGAATGTGACTGGGAACTTGCACTTGCACGAAATGCAGAGCGTTACCGTACGATaatctacatatgtataaatatataccaaAGGGCAATTAGCAGCGATTGCGCGGTTCTCGTATGTAGGCCGAACTTTTCTCAGCTAGGTGTTAATATTTCGTTATCTCACTGTCTGCAGATAACAGTCGGTAGCTAACTCCGATCAACTACCAACGTTGTTGGACGTTAGATAATTATgaacggaaaataataatactcgCTCGAACAACGAGTAAAACGTACGAACATTACATCGTTGGGTCTACGctgatttaataaaaaaaactatcgctCGGAGGAGGGAGCTCAATGTCGGATTATATCCGACATTCTTCAGGTTTTATTTCAACATACAGACAAATCATATTGATCTTCGATCGGTTGAGTATTTTACAAAGTTGCCGAGTGTCGTCGTCTTATTTTCGTCCGAAGGTACCCAAGTAGGTACAATAGCGACTCAGACTCATCACCCCACGTAAACTTTGTCCCCGAGTTTCACGGTTCCCATTTTATAAAGTCCCACGTATAATCCCATCACTGGAGATTCGCCTTCTACGGCTCGTTGCTTTTCTTCTGTCACCTGTCTGTAcctgaattaaaaataaagggTTGCTGAATACCGATGAGCAAAGTAGAGAGGATTCGATCGTGTGCCTCGAGGGCCGAAATTCGACGtactctttcaatttttgataaaacttTTGCTCCCTTATTCCGGTTTTGGGATCGACGTTGACTCTCGGACACCTGGTGCACGGCTTGAAGCTTCTGAACACCGTTTCATCCCCAATTTTTACCCAGTCCCATTTGTCTTCGGCGAACGCTTCGGGCCCGTTTACGGTAATGTTGGGCCTGAATCTCAAGGATGAAGCCTcggtcgataatttttcacccaaaTCTTTCAAGGAGGCCCGATTGCATATCATGTAGCTACTGAGGTCCGAGTAAATGCCCTGTAATTTTTTGGTCGATAGTCGATCACATCCGTATAACTAGGGAGAGAGATTTTGACGAGTGAgaaaaatacttttcaaatCAATTACCAAATCTTCGTTCctcatatttttataaaatttaacgAGAGGCTTCGTAGCTTTAGCGTTCAAGTTTCGTTTCCAATTTGCGAACATCCCAAGTCTGAGGGTTGTACTTTTTTCGCCGAGATGTCTGGACACCCATTCAGCAGCTTCGTCACCGCAGTCGATGCATTCCGTGGGCTCGTCGTGAAAGAGTTTGCATTTAACTaaattcggatttttttttagcagcGACGTGTCGACGATCACAGGAGTCATTTCAGGCGCTGATAATTTCACTTCCCTCTCATTCACAGGCTCGAGAGTTATGAGAACCATTCTCGGGTAATGACCCTCGTGCCTAAGTTCACCGTCCTTCTCTTTGTAGATCAAAAAACACCTGTTGAAATCGGTAATCAATGTCCGAAATTGTCAACGAACggcgtgacaaaaaaaaaaaaaaattctcacctgTCTTTGAGGAGCAGTTTACCCTCTTGCAGGAGGATTGGTCCGGTTTCCGTGCATTCGAAATGATCGACGTTTTTACCGCTTCCAGCTTTTAAGGGATATATCGCTAGTTCGTCGACGGTTCCTACTTCTATCCATTTTGTGGGGATGCGAttgttcctcctttttttgtaTCTGAGCACGGATAacgtaattaatattaatatcgcGCGACACCAATTACCGATTcggttttatttaaaaatcggAGGATCGAACTCACTGGCACCAGGTGGTTGTTAGGATTAAAGCAGCTGCGGCTGCTCCAACGCCAATAGTTATAGCGGTCTCCTTCGAAAATGCACCcatggtgaattttttctaacgaagaaaattaatcgcgGCGAATATTTTCTTAAGCTATCAGCGAACGATATGTTACTCCGTCTCGTTGGAATGGCGGCTTCTGAATGCGCTTCGGCCGTCGAGTAGTCGAAGATACCGATGACGTGGACCTCGTACGTGTAGATAGTAAAATTTGTGACTGTGATCGAAGTGCACGCACATGTAGGCGACAAGTATCAATGTCAGAAGACTGGCGAACATAATTCAGAGGATTAAATTGATTAGGGTTGTGCATCGGTGCGTCGTTTAGCCTGGTTCGTTACGCGGAGCATTCTGTTCTCGGAAATCGCAACTTTCAGACCTTGCGGTATATCGCATCGCATAATATTTGTCAGAATTATATACATGCGTActtattatacttataatataCTGGTTTTGTCTCATCTACGCGACGATCATAAATTTGAGTCTTGGAATGCAAAcatttctttcagtttttctttttctcttcttatcaATTTTGCGGTGCTTTTATTGGTATATAATTGAACGTCTAGTTTGTTGGCGTTTAAAGATGATGGGCCACTTTTTATGGCTCACTTTTCGTGTCGCAATTTTCACGTAACTTCAACGCTCTTGCGAagtaggaattttttttaaaaaaattgtaatctaTCAAAACTTCGAAATTTATAGGTACGAAATGTGTaagtgtaacaaaaaaaatgtaacaagtAAATAcaagtaaatatatatcatGCTATGACTTGGGTACATATGGGGTCGATATTTGCGGCGTCCcgagattcgatttttcagaacagaattattcaaaaacgattttcgTTTAATTATCGTAGCAAAAAATACTCTAGACACACAACGAGGAgctaatttttaatcataaaCTTATCAGtgtacgctttttttttcttacatcaAAGACTTTGGTCGGATGAATTTTGTCCGGAGTTGAGACCTTCGAACAATGGCAAAAAATCACCGAGAGAAGGAATCCAAATATCCGGACGAGCTTCTTCCTCCTTCAAGGCATCCTCCAAAGTTGCAACCCCGGAGGTAACGAACATCTTTTTAAAACCGCACAACGAGGCGAATTTTGCGTCCTGAGTAATGCTGGAAAAACACGTATTCGTTGTTAAATTTGTgtcaaaaatttatacaaaaaataccaaaaggGGACGAAGAAACTCACGTGTCTCCGACGAAAACGGTTCGTTCCGCGCCGTTGAGGtcgcaatttttgaaaacgtaCTCTTTCAGCAGCTGACTCGGCTTGGCGGTCAAAATTGGCTGTCGTCCTACCGTCTGGCTGACTACGTCCGTGAATAACTTCGTacctgtaaaaataaaacgacacGTGTGAGTCCGAGTTATCATtcgattcgatgaaaatttccgacGAAAGATTCCCAGGTCAACCGTCTCACCTAACAAAGGGTATTTGGCTCCAACGGGCACGAGGGCGTCCATCGCTGCCGCTATAAAAATGCAGTCGTCTCGCCTCAGAGAGATCACCGATCTCATTATCTTCATCCAACTCGCGTTCGGATCGAAGTCATGGATGATGGCTTTGACGCCCGGGTAATCCTTTAGAGCCTCTACCACGGCTCCGAGATCCTCGTCGACGAGTTCGGgctgaaaaaaaggatgaaaataaaaccggATCTCAACTCTGCGGATGAATTATTGCACGGGGTTTAGCTGGTCCGCGTACGTCACACGTGGATATCTTCACTCCAGCATCTCTCAGGACATTCTTGAACGCAGTGGTGCCGACAACGAAGGCCTCTCCTTTGAAATCGATGGATGTCAGGTACCAGGCAACGACCAACGACGGAACGACCACTTGGTGCTGCGGatcggaaaagaaaatttacaaatatcGTCCCCTTGGCCAGATGATGCGATAATTGATTGGAGGCGACTTCCGCGTTACCTTTTTTGCTGGGAATCCAAGTCTCTCCAATTTCTTGACGAAGTTATCGATGGAGAGCGTGCTGTTGTTGGATACGAAGTAAACGTTCTTTCCCATCTCCTGTAATTCCTTCAAAGCAGCGAGCGATCCTTTGATCGGTGTGTGACAGCTCCATAGCACGCCTGATAAAATGAAGGATTGACAAGggtgttggaaaaatttctcagtctCTGGTTTTTCCACTCTTCCTTACAACTATACACGCGGAAACGAAGTGTCACGTACCGCGCACGTGTACAACGATAGACATAATTGCGGTTTTTTAACGATAAGTAGACTCACCATCGCAATCCGATAAGATCGTGTCGAACGAATCCAGGAAGTTCTGTAATTCCTGTTTACTAAAATCACGCAAATCGGGAATCGGCCCTCTCGAGTTACTGTtaatgaaaggaaaaaggtgaacgaatgaataaacaaataaaatgtaaaagtgAATACGTTCGATCTGATTTTCATCGCGCAATCCGGTTCGAATTTTCACAAAACACGTACCTGTTCgtctttgaat
This region of Athalia rosae chromosome 7, iyAthRosa1.1, whole genome shotgun sequence genomic DNA includes:
- the LOC105689214 gene encoding alpha-N-acetylglucosaminidase — encoded protein: MLWISWFLYFYHLSSYVAETHRVTGIKNDGFQHTLGHLKPRAAPEVQAEAARDVIWRILGEDYKRFPVSVDPSIGPIGKDAFQVFKNVLGQIEIIGTTGVAAVWGFHYYLKNYCNSHITWEGSRINLPSFFQDVNITITSNDRFRYYQNVCTAGYSTAWWDWPEWEKHIDWMALNGINLALAFHGQEAIWERIYLQLNLTRADIDEHFGGPAFLPWARMGNIRGWGGPLPPTWHRHTVDLQHKILNRMRLLGIVPVLPAFSGHVPRAFRKIFPNASLILSDTWNGFDDQYCCPFLLDPTDPLFKRIGTMFLEEYTNEFGTDHVYNCDTFNENEPSRSDLEFLGEISRSIFSAITNVDPDGIWVLQGWLFVHELSFWTEPRVEAFLTAVPVGKMIVLDLQSEQFPSYERLGSYYGQPFIWCMLHNFGGTLGLLGSANIINNRVFEGRNMRNSTMIGTGLTPEGINQNYVMYDLMTEMAYRREPADLDIWFEKYATRRYGAWNEYAVQAWQKLRTSAYDFNGPQRIRGKYVITRHPSTKINPWAWYKPEAVLSAWDLLLRARHGRRNDIFYQHDVVDVTRQGLQLTADTLYLNIIRGWKSKNITQVRLNGELFMDLFDDLERILASNKDFLLGSWLEAAKRLATNEDDKNLYEYNARNQITLWGPRGEIRDYANKQWSGLVADYYKPRWGFFLFALNYCLVHKIPFNATEIDLAIFNQVEQPFAISNKIYPTSPHGNSVEIAVALNKKWRTIKPSSKLRVLKNNRG
- the LOC105689210 gene encoding uncharacterized protein LOC105689210; this translates as MGAFSKETAITIGVGAAAAALILTTTWCQYKKRRNNRIPTKWIEVGTVDELAIYPLKAGSGKNVDHFECTETGPILLQEGKLLLKDRCFLIYKEKDGELRHEGHYPRMVLITLEPVNEREVKLSAPEMTPVIVDTSLLKKNPNLVKCKLFHDEPTECIDCGDEAAEWVSRHLGEKSTTLRLGMFANWKRNLNAKATKPLVKFYKNMRNEDLGIYSDLSSYMICNRASLKDLGEKLSTEASSLRFRPNITVNGPEAFAEDKWDWVKIGDETVFRSFKPCTRCPRVNVDPKTGIREQKFYQKLKEYRQVTEEKQRAVEGESPVMGLYVGLYKMGTVKLGDKVYVGIQIRAEMNIRDNKISLIIVCGATAVLGVVYWIKYRKITKAKRTEPKTVNETTSENICERTDEGTVTTAATADLIKTDEDELVKILPIEWRKIGQVKELFIYPLKSGRGKPLKESVFDDLGITAKNEELFSIRDRMFVVYKEQNGDIKTGKNYPTLVLVTLSAVDQIHVKLEAVGMPSVIFEVPENNGNNLAPVSCLVWWDEELACVDCGSEVARWISRFLTGTNNGLRLGCAIGRRKECSKKESWKKFDDVFATLKTEGTGLLSDLASYMVMSESSVYELNQKLDRPGPALQFRPNLVVSGPEPFAEDNWEWLKIGQNVVIRNVKPYSNYREQRNPQRVQVNGKSPTMGIYCGIYKTGDVKIGDEVYVDGVANKIGGRDAQNFSRKESEKNGHYSNATEESS
- the LOC105689267 gene encoding glycerol-3-phosphate phosphatase-like, giving the protein MYSVADNGLVASGKLEENSKTNSNSRGPIPDLRDFSKQELQNFLDSFDTILSDCDGVLWSCHTPIKGSLAALKELQEMGKNVYFVSNNSTLSIDNFVKKLERLGFPAKKHQVVVPSLVVAWYLTSIDFKGEAFVVGTTAFKNVLRDAGVKISTCDPELVDEDLGAVVEALKDYPGVKAIIHDFDPNASWMKIMRSVISLRRDDCIFIAAAMDALVPVGAKYPLLGTKLFTDVVSQTVGRQPILTAKPSQLLKEYVFKNCDLNGAERTVFVGDTITQDAKFASLCGFKKMFVTSGVATLEDALKEEEARPDIWIPSLGDFLPLFEGLNSGQNSSDQSL